From Leptospira saintgironsiae:
GCTTTGCAAATGAAGTGACGGAAGCGAATGTGGCGAAGCCCAAGCGAGCGGGTTGCGATAGCAAGCCCTGAGCGGCGCGGAGGCACCGATAGTTAGACGTAGTGGCGAGAATACTTACTACCGTCTGGCAAACGATATAAGTATTTCAATTCAATCATATATCTTCTTAACAAAGCAAAGTCCTTATGGAAAAAAGAAAGATAATCATTAATCTCCTTCTCACTATAATGACGGTCGCCAGATAAACCTATAGAAAGAAACTTTAAAAGCAAATTTTTAAGTTTAATTTGTCTAGGCCATACAATACGATTTTCAAATCCCAAAAATAGCTTCTTAATTGGAAAATAAGCCTTAAGCAATTCTAAATTCTGAGAATTTAAATAAATATCTTTGGAATGAGTACAAGCCAGAAATAAGCTATAGTCTTGATCACTAAAATTCTTCTCACTATCTGAGATGAAATGAATGCCTGGTCCTTTCTTAGTAAAAATGATGGATATAGATTTCAGAATCATCGATCTATCAACCTTCAACGATTTTTCATCGGAAATTACTACGAACTTTTGCCAATCAATAATAGGATCACATTCCTCTCCTAATAAACGTTCAATTTCTGCAGCTACACAGATTGAAAAGAAACTGTTAAGGTTATCAATAAGGTATTTCGGAATCTTTTCATATTTGGAGACTATTTCTAAATATGGACCTTTAATCGTGTTTAATATATGAGATAGATTAATTCGTTCCAAAACTATTTTTAATCAGACTTTTAAATCTTTCCCCTTAAATATGCAATTGTCTCGCCATTACGTCTAACGACCAAGGTGTTCCGACGTTTGCAATGGCGCGAGTTTGCTCATGCAAACGAAGTGACAGAAGCAAATGTGGCGAAGCCCGAGCGAGAGTCGCGTTAGCGATCTCGAAGCGGAGCGGAAGCACCGATAGTTAGCCGCCGTTAAATAAAAATTAAGAAAGTTCTTCCTTAATTCGCATATATCTCTGAATTGCAATTTCTCCATCAATTCCTATGACATTCAACGATCTTTTATTAAAATATTTTTCAATGTCATATCCGCTATTCATCAACAATATATAATTAATATAAAATAATCCGACGGTAGGCCATAATGACGGTGGCGACATATCAGTTTTACTAATCCATTTTTCTGCGAATTCTAATATTTTGTCTTTATTCTTTCGTAAGCATTCTTTCAAATTTGGAAGTGATAAAATTTCAAATTCACGCAACCAATATATTTCAGTATCTATTACCTCAGGTATACCAGACCCTCCCCTAACAAACTCAGCACCGATAAGTTGCCTAATAGATTCATTCAATTCTATGTAGTCTCTATCTTTTGATATATAGTATGTCATTATTTCTCTATCAATTTCACTATTATAGTCATTTGCTATCTCTTCTATCGATTCTCGATATTGTTTTATTTCATTTTCTAAGAAATTGAATTCTTCATCGGCCCATTCAAGCAAGCTTGAAACTCTTGAAAACCTACGGCGGAGATGTTTGGGAATTGTATATGTAAGTTTATATCCTAAATCATGCTCAATTTCGGCCCATGAATGTTGCAAAATTGATCGCAATTGTATTTCAAATTTCTGATCCTTGAATGTTTTATACTCTGATAGACTTGCTCGAGAATCAGAAATTTGACAAATAAAATGCAATGATTTATAGCCAAAAACTTCGGGATTGCTACTTGTCTTCTCTAACTTCGAATTTTTCATATCTAGTAAAAATTCGTTTTTGATGATATCGGCAACGGCATCAACATCCTTCTCTAAATATGTAACTATACGAAATCCGCATATATCTGTTATATCTTTGATGTTTTGATATTTTTGTTTTAGATCTATTTTTTCAGACAAGCTTTCTTTCGATTTTACTCTACTAGTTATATCAAGAACTTTTACTTTCTTTTCAGAAATCAAATGCGTCAGTAATTGTTTAATTGTAGTAGAGCATTTATCATAAATGTTCCTATTTCTATCGAATTCATTTAGGATTTCATCTTTCATAAGTGATGTATATAATGGCGGCTAACGACCAAGGTGTTCCGACGTTCGCAACGGCGCGAGTTTGCTTTGCAAACGAAGTGACGGAAGCGAATGTGGCGTAGCCCGAGCGAGAGTTGCGAAGCAAGCTCGAAGCGATGCGGAAGCACCGATAGTTAGACGAAGTCATTGGCCGTTGCCGAGATTATAAATTTCAATCTTAAGACAACTTTGCCCTATATACCTTTACCGCATTCTTTGACCAAACAATAATATTAATGTATGAATTTGGGCGTATTTCTTTATTATATTTTTTGATAAATGTTGAACATACTTCAATTACATTTGAAGCATCAGTATGATTTAGACTATCGAGAAGAAACAAGATCTCAATATTTGCCGTTTGACCCATCAT
This genomic window contains:
- a CDS encoding DUF2087 domain-containing protein; this translates as MERINLSHILNTIKGPYLEIVSKYEKIPKYLIDNLNSFFSICVAAEIERLLGEECDPIIDWQKFVVISDEKSLKVDRSMILKSISIIFTKKGPGIHFISDSEKNFSDQDYSLFLACTHSKDIYLNSQNLELLKAYFPIKKLFLGFENRIVWPRQIKLKNLLLKFLSIGLSGDRHYSEKEINDYLSFFHKDFALLRRYMIELKYLYRLPDGSKYSRHYV
- a CDS encoding TraY domain-containing protein, translated to MARVCSCKRSDRSKCGEARARVALAISKRSGSTDS
- a CDS encoding GTP pyrophosphokinase, which encodes MKDEILNEFDRNRNIYDKCSTTIKQLLTHLISEKKVKVLDITSRVKSKESLSEKIDLKQKYQNIKDITDICGFRIVTYLEKDVDAVADIIKNEFLLDMKNSKLEKTSSNPEVFGYKSLHFICQISDSRASLSEYKTFKDQKFEIQLRSILQHSWAEIEHDLGYKLTYTIPKHLRRRFSRVSSLLEWADEEFNFLENEIKQYRESIEEIANDYNSEIDREIMTYYISKDRDYIELNESIRQLIGAEFVRGGSGIPEVIDTEIYWLREFEILSLPNLKECLRKNKDKILEFAEKWISKTDMSPPSLWPTVGLFYINYILLMNSGYDIEKYFNKRSLNVIGIDGEIAIQRYMRIKEELS